Proteins encoded together in one Methanolobus chelungpuianus window:
- a CDS encoding DNA double-strand break repair nuclease NurA: MTLEPVHIKEIHDLVSRIDSCLRKEDPESDDTDEVSDILDLLKELSYDGKVVLKAIGKVKRGKASIERMIHSQDPFRISYACDSGSTTARTFDNGLYVDFCHCAMTSTPTNLETHNMRTIVAATYTASTRVAINVIPDWEYFDSGAGRKKIIRIPPGTLNKKVNDMLHDIALYLCESEHILWMCERMEEGSFFIMDGPIYPKRLMYWMVVPSEEIQVRTDHHCARIMQNYIDIMDHHMEKRRPLIGFVKNPEDMQVMQTLKKQETQLDLPWLLDAQFFKNALSPERAGIRGAEARKHITYTNWFLQPNQFYEKMLSATSPLVKDRLSHRFPAEDYALAFFMVFVPSMGTIFKIESPYGLVRDEEMRNLITRKVLYDVALNGIPRTLAKADSLAKIQLSERRQIIDRFRNSRIDTTYNEIRWGETDER; this comes from the coding sequence ATGACCCTTGAGCCGGTTCACATAAAGGAGATACACGACCTTGTGTCACGCATTGATTCATGCCTCAGGAAAGAGGACCCCGAAAGCGATGACACCGACGAGGTATCAGATATCCTTGACCTGCTTAAAGAACTCAGCTATGACGGGAAGGTCGTTCTTAAGGCCATCGGGAAAGTGAAACGCGGAAAGGCCAGCATTGAGAGAATGATACACTCGCAGGACCCCTTCAGGATAAGCTATGCCTGCGACAGCGGCAGCACCACGGCAAGAACATTCGATAACGGCCTCTACGTTGATTTCTGCCACTGTGCCATGACATCAACTCCCACGAACCTGGAGACCCATAACATGCGCACCATAGTGGCAGCCACCTACACTGCCAGCACAAGGGTTGCCATCAACGTGATCCCGGACTGGGAATATTTCGATTCGGGAGCCGGACGCAAGAAGATAATACGTATCCCACCGGGCACCCTTAACAAGAAGGTCAATGATATGCTGCATGACATCGCCCTGTACCTCTGCGAGTCCGAGCACATACTCTGGATGTGCGAGCGGATGGAGGAAGGCAGTTTCTTCATCATGGACGGCCCCATATATCCGAAGCGTCTGATGTACTGGATGGTGGTGCCCTCGGAGGAGATACAGGTCCGCACCGACCATCATTGTGCAAGGATCATGCAGAACTATATCGACATCATGGACCACCACATGGAAAAACGGAGGCCTCTTATCGGTTTTGTCAAGAACCCGGAGGATATGCAGGTTATGCAGACCCTTAAAAAACAGGAAACACAGCTTGACCTTCCATGGCTGCTGGATGCGCAGTTCTTCAAGAACGCACTGTCCCCGGAGAGAGCAGGCATACGAGGTGCCGAGGCAAGGAAGCACATAACCTACACCAACTGGTTCCTACAGCCAAACCAGTTCTACGAGAAGATGCTCAGCGCCACGTCCCCCCTTGTGAAGGACAGGCTCTCCCACAGGTTCCCTGCAGAAGATTATGCACTTGCTTTCTTCATGGTGTTCGTGCCCTCAATGGGTACGATATTCAAGATAGAGTCCCCATACGGCCTTGTCAGGGACGAGGAGATGAGGAACCTTATCACAAGGAAAGTGCTCTATGATGTGGCACTGAACGGCATACCAAGGACCCTGGCAAAGGCCGACTCGCTGGCAAAGATACAACTGTCCGAAAGGCGCCAGATAATTGACAGGTTCAGAAATTCCAGAATAGATACAACTTATAACGAAATACGATGGGGTGAAACGGATGAGAGATGA
- a CDS encoding sodium:solute symporter family protein, translating to MQNYQIFLLLMAVYLLGLISIGLYFSKKQKSVTDFWLAGRRIGSVAIGFSAASSWMTAGGILAVIGLYIVLGMSSIWSFVAPNILALLLIALLVGKIKHLPAITQPELLEQRYSSTLRGPVAFIIAVVMILFAVADIRGLSLVLEIFFGLPPIYAAAIVAIAISLYVTLGGFSAVVWTDMVQFVLLSVFALAMAFIVVSAATAGTAEIPAISTSELLGNVSTDWWNPFIIGIPAVMIFIFAIIPGWVTEQDPWQRIWASRDEKSARNGMIMGSFLIFLVFGVACTLIAIGLSYLYPGIPASFAEIGMGAMAQAEPALLFFIVENLSPLALGLAGVGLAAAAMSSADTFATSGGSCLSRDIYQRYIKPDATMKEMMAVNRVSVLIIVLAATFFSFYITGIIEAIHIATFIASASYFFPLMGGLYWKRATKEGALAGLVVGAVAQIAFTIIDYSGTPLQAIGFLAPISSLLSNHGVILGMLLSGVAFFGVSVATKPSSLVNLAPFFADEAEKLVKEDILVQDSDVQYKKLLGSLDKEITGDRASLKLNLEASATVNWDRFINELKSIHPSWVTPTGVNSVYWLTKGDMLACVSLSRGHTEKEIWFSSEPRTKDVEEASKEFFTAFKQVAQALDNIGIMLALPAPQKA from the coding sequence ATGCAGAATTATCAGATATTCCTTTTACTGATGGCGGTCTACCTGCTCGGGTTGATATCCATCGGACTGTACTTCTCGAAAAAACAAAAATCTGTCACTGATTTCTGGCTTGCCGGACGCAGGATAGGATCGGTAGCTATTGGTTTCTCAGCGGCCTCCTCATGGATGACTGCCGGTGGGATACTTGCTGTTATCGGTCTTTACATTGTGCTGGGCATGAGCTCCATCTGGAGCTTTGTGGCCCCTAACATCCTGGCATTGTTACTCATTGCCCTGCTTGTGGGTAAGATCAAGCACCTGCCTGCTATTACCCAGCCGGAACTTCTTGAACAGCGGTACAGCAGCACCCTGCGTGGTCCCGTTGCGTTCATCATTGCTGTTGTGATGATTCTATTCGCAGTTGCAGATATCAGGGGCCTCTCACTTGTCCTGGAGATATTCTTCGGCCTGCCGCCCATCTATGCTGCAGCAATAGTGGCTATTGCTATCTCCCTGTATGTGACCCTGGGAGGCTTCTCAGCTGTGGTCTGGACAGATATGGTCCAGTTCGTCCTGCTGTCCGTGTTTGCTCTTGCCATGGCCTTCATTGTTGTCAGTGCAGCTACTGCCGGCACAGCGGAGATCCCGGCGATCAGTACATCCGAGCTCCTCGGGAACGTTTCCACTGACTGGTGGAACCCGTTCATAATCGGCATACCTGCTGTGATGATCTTCATCTTTGCCATTATACCAGGCTGGGTGACCGAGCAGGACCCCTGGCAGAGGATATGGGCTTCCAGGGATGAGAAGTCTGCACGCAATGGTATGATCATGGGCTCCTTCCTCATTTTCCTGGTATTCGGCGTGGCATGTACGCTTATAGCCATCGGACTCAGCTATCTTTATCCCGGGATCCCTGCCTCCTTTGCAGAGATAGGCATGGGTGCCATGGCACAGGCTGAGCCGGCGCTGCTGTTCTTCATAGTCGAGAACCTGTCACCTCTTGCACTTGGCCTGGCCGGTGTCGGGCTTGCCGCAGCTGCAATGTCTTCCGCAGATACCTTTGCAACATCGGGCGGTTCATGCCTTTCCCGTGACATCTATCAGAGGTATATAAAGCCGGATGCAACAATGAAAGAGATGATGGCTGTCAACAGGGTCAGCGTGCTCATCATAGTCCTGGCTGCAACGTTCTTCTCCTTCTATATCACAGGGATTATAGAAGCCATCCACATTGCAACCTTTATTGCCAGTGCTTCCTACTTCTTCCCGCTCATGGGTGGCCTGTACTGGAAGCGTGCAACAAAGGAAGGTGCCCTGGCAGGACTTGTAGTAGGGGCTGTAGCACAGATAGCCTTTACGATCATAGACTACTCAGGCACTCCTCTGCAAGCTATCGGTTTCCTCGCACCCATCAGCTCCCTGCTCTCAAACCACGGTGTCATCCTGGGTATGCTCCTCAGCGGTGTGGCCTTCTTCGGTGTGTCGGTGGCAACAAAGCCTTCCAGCCTTGTGAACCTGGCTCCGTTCTTTGCCGATGAGGCAGAAAAGCTTGTGAAGGAAGACATACTTGTGCAGGATTCTGATGTCCAGTACAAGAAGCTCCTTGGCAGCCTTGACAAGGAAATAACCGGAGACCGTGCCAGCCTCAAGCTGAACCTGGAAGCATCCGCAACCGTCAACTGGGACAGGTTCATAAATGAGCTCAAGTCCATCCATCCGTCCTGGGTTACACCGACAGGTGTCAATTCCGTGTACTGGCTGACAAAAGGTGACATGCTTGCGTGCGTTTCCCTGAGCCGCGGACATACGGAGAAAGAGATCTGGTTCTCTTCAGAGCCAAGGACCAAAGATGTGGAAGAGGCTTCAAAGGAATTCTTCACAGCCTTCAAGCAGGTTGCTCAGGCTCTTGATAATATCGGCATCATGCTGGCGCTTCCGGCACCCCAAAAAGCCTGA
- a CDS encoding methionine synthase: protein MTGILFDDIGSFPLPPGRSKDWMKESFSKGRNNRELFAVISDAFRQKMEAGVDVPTYPQYQDMNEQFLSIIRDPVKSEEPFRVKQDAARIMELEAIEELAGEYREEHGKKPDVRVCVTGPLELYLKEFGGTEYTDILNLLAESVDRFVGNSLSNARNFNIRTVSIDEPSIGINPQIMFDSNELIYAMDIACSSAKRAGCDVEIHLHSPLHYTLACQARNIGVVGVESAATPSYLELIDRKELEDSDTFLRVGIARTDIFNLAAVLNDKYNTNVWKDGAHMQDIVTQMETPELITRRLQKAYSIFGECIRYAGPDCGLGSWPSQEMAAQLLRNVAAGMAEFRKAL, encoded by the coding sequence ATGACAGGGATACTTTTTGATGATATAGGCAGCTTTCCCCTCCCTCCGGGCAGGTCGAAAGACTGGATGAAGGAAAGCTTCTCCAAGGGAAGGAACAACAGGGAACTGTTCGCAGTAATAAGTGATGCTTTCAGGCAGAAGATGGAAGCAGGCGTGGATGTGCCTACCTATCCCCAGTACCAGGATATGAACGAGCAGTTCCTGTCCATCATCAGGGACCCCGTAAAGTCAGAGGAGCCTTTCAGGGTGAAGCAGGATGCTGCCAGGATAATGGAACTTGAGGCCATCGAGGAGCTTGCCGGAGAGTACAGGGAAGAACATGGAAAGAAGCCGGATGTGCGTGTCTGTGTCACTGGCCCCCTAGAACTATATCTCAAGGAGTTCGGCGGTACCGAATATACGGATATCCTGAACCTGCTTGCAGAGAGCGTGGACCGCTTTGTAGGCAATTCACTTTCCAATGCCCGTAATTTCAATATAAGGACTGTTTCCATAGATGAACCCAGTATCGGCATCAACCCTCAGATCATGTTCGACAGCAATGAGCTTATATACGCAATGGATATCGCCTGCAGTTCTGCGAAAAGGGCCGGATGTGATGTTGAGATACACCTGCACTCGCCCCTGCACTACACTCTCGCATGCCAGGCCCGCAATATAGGGGTCGTAGGCGTGGAATCGGCAGCCACCCCCTCCTACCTTGAACTTATAGACCGTAAGGAACTTGAAGACAGCGACACCTTCCTGCGTGTCGGAATAGCCCGCACGGATATATTCAACCTTGCGGCAGTGCTTAACGATAAGTATAATACCAATGTCTGGAAGGACGGAGCCCACATGCAGGATATCGTGACGCAGATGGAGACCCCTGAACTGATCACAAGAAGGCTCCAGAAAGCATATTCTATCTTCGGGGAATGTATCAGGTACGCAGGCCCCGACTGCGGCCTCGGCTCATGGCCCTCCCAGGAGATGGCTGCCCAGCTGCTGAGGAACGTGGCAGCAGGCATGGCCGAGTTCAGGAAAGCATTATAA
- a CDS encoding S8 family serine peptidase translates to MNVKTLLMLLAVSMLVTGTTAPALAVSPQAYGTDDEISVAMPDLDNGQAYVPGEILVKFSPGMSEAKISALNSKHGTSVAYTSPYAGFRKLNIPKTKSVEEMVEIYSRNPNVEYATPNYLMHASTVPNDPYYAYQWNFHSGHGINLTHAWNISAGQGVIVAVLDTGIAYENYGTYALAPDLAGTSFKAGWDFVNNDPHANDDQGHGTHVAGTIAQSTNNGIGVAGVAYGCTLMPVKVLNKRGSGTLQYLIDGITYAADNDADVISMSLSFAPGVNPEGLENAINYAYGQGVTIVAAAGNDGLGTVCYPAAYDKCIAVGATRYDGDRTSYSNYGEALDIMAPGGDTAIDQNGDGYVDGILQQTFSVRPTNFGYYFYQGTSMATPHVAGVAALLIANGATGPDNVRAAIQDTARDIYGKGWDAGSGHGIVDAYAALTYATTVQPPVNQAPTARMTINPSSAYAGENITFDASGSTDSDGDISSYSWAFGDGYTGNGATAQHAYSAAGTYNVTLTVTDNSGDTGIATGTVSISEIPVSQAIDVAVSVVTETRSAGKNLFVSGKATVNVKSNGEAVQGAVVNGHWSIATSDIDTATTGADGTATVLSDSVKYKTGTLTFTFTVDSVTINGTKYTVSKSGTVDYP, encoded by the coding sequence ATGAACGTAAAAACACTTCTTATGCTTCTAGCGGTCAGCATGCTGGTCACAGGAACAACTGCACCTGCTCTGGCAGTAAGCCCGCAAGCTTATGGTACTGACGACGAGATAAGCGTTGCAATGCCCGACCTGGATAACGGACAGGCATATGTGCCCGGGGAGATACTGGTAAAGTTCAGTCCCGGGATGTCCGAGGCAAAGATCTCGGCCCTGAATTCAAAGCACGGTACCTCAGTGGCTTACACAAGTCCCTATGCAGGCTTCAGGAAACTGAACATCCCGAAAACAAAGTCAGTGGAAGAGATGGTGGAGATCTACAGCAGGAATCCCAATGTCGAGTATGCTACGCCAAATTATCTGATGCACGCATCTACGGTGCCCAATGATCCTTATTACGCATACCAGTGGAACTTCCACTCAGGACATGGCATCAATCTTACACATGCCTGGAATATATCAGCAGGCCAGGGAGTTATTGTAGCTGTGCTGGATACAGGAATAGCATACGAGAACTATGGCACTTACGCGCTTGCCCCGGACCTTGCAGGAACCTCTTTTAAAGCAGGATGGGATTTCGTTAATAACGATCCTCATGCAAACGATGACCAGGGGCACGGCACACATGTGGCCGGTACGATAGCCCAGTCAACAAATAACGGGATTGGCGTTGCCGGGGTTGCCTATGGATGTACCCTGATGCCTGTAAAGGTCCTCAACAAGAGGGGAAGCGGGACCCTGCAATACCTTATTGATGGGATTACTTATGCTGCCGACAATGATGCGGATGTGATCAGCATGAGCCTCAGCTTTGCTCCCGGGGTGAATCCTGAGGGACTGGAAAATGCGATCAATTATGCATACGGGCAGGGAGTTACAATTGTAGCTGCCGCCGGAAATGATGGCCTGGGAACTGTCTGTTATCCCGCTGCCTATGATAAATGCATAGCTGTGGGCGCAACCAGATATGACGGAGACCGTACATCCTACTCCAATTATGGAGAGGCCCTTGATATAATGGCACCGGGTGGAGACACTGCCATTGACCAGAATGGTGACGGGTATGTGGACGGCATCCTGCAGCAAACCTTCAGTGTCAGACCCACAAACTTCGGATACTATTTCTACCAGGGCACCTCCATGGCAACCCCGCATGTGGCAGGCGTCGCGGCCCTTCTCATTGCTAACGGGGCCACTGGCCCGGATAACGTGAGAGCTGCCATCCAGGATACTGCCAGGGACATCTACGGAAAAGGATGGGATGCAGGCTCAGGCCACGGCATAGTGGACGCCTATGCAGCTCTCACTTATGCAACTACCGTACAGCCGCCGGTCAACCAGGCGCCTACGGCGCGTATGACCATTAATCCTTCCAGTGCCTATGCAGGCGAGAATATAACTTTTGACGCATCAGGCTCAACAGACTCCGACGGGGATATATCCTCATACTCATGGGCTTTCGGTGATGGATACACCGGGAACGGGGCCACTGCGCAGCACGCCTACTCAGCTGCCGGGACCTATAATGTGACCCTGACAGTCACTGATAACTCCGGAGATACAGGCATAGCTACAGGGACAGTGAGCATAAGCGAAATTCCAGTATCCCAGGCGATTGACGTTGCTGTCAGCGTAGTGACTGAGACCAGGTCTGCAGGAAAGAACTTGTTCGTGAGCGGTAAAGCCACAGTCAATGTAAAATCCAACGGTGAGGCTGTCCAGGGCGCAGTCGTCAATGGTCACTGGAGCATTGCAACGAGTGACATTGATACCGCAACAACAGGTGCTGACGGGACGGCTACTGTGCTCTCGGATTCGGTGAAGTACAAGACAGGAACCCTGACCTTCACGTTCACAGTTGATTCAGTAACTATCAACGGTACAAAATATACTGTGTCTAAATCCGGTACAGTTGACTACCCGTAA
- a CDS encoding stage II sporulation protein M: MWSAKTFALSVLTAFIISMLLYALMLITSEPAPVDEIIVSAASAATSKVTVAAEYISPMWAIFIFNSIAALMASLGTGLFMFIHPLLISDIRMRADHGRYASVSIGFERMLVPGNRLLQKLAHRMDAGFPYTDADTPKVGFWEYCGYSREDYRMLAYMLPFTIPFLIMIVNGLLMGILLAFFVFNGSLTGFHIFGPKGIFLGAFYNLTYFVISILPHGIIEIPALLLAAALGYRLARIQSSDIVHKGLFLGNSYGELKADVVLVLDTVKRYMLSGYLWKMSAIMILMLLFAAYVETYVTLRIVERTMLGLDGFLGTISV, encoded by the coding sequence ATGTGGTCAGCAAAGACTTTCGCCCTGTCAGTGCTGACAGCGTTTATTATCAGTATGCTCCTTTACGCTCTCATGCTAATCACATCGGAGCCTGCACCCGTTGATGAAATTATCGTCTCTGCGGCCTCCGCAGCAACGTCCAAGGTCACGGTGGCAGCCGAATACATCAGCCCCATGTGGGCCATATTTATTTTCAATAGCATAGCTGCCCTGATGGCATCGCTGGGTACGGGGCTGTTCATGTTCATTCATCCCCTGCTGATATCGGATATCCGGATGAGGGCAGATCACGGCAGGTATGCCTCTGTTTCCATTGGCTTTGAAAGGATGCTTGTGCCTGGCAACAGGCTGCTCCAGAAGCTTGCGCATCGCATGGATGCCGGTTTTCCATATACTGATGCTGATACTCCGAAAGTGGGATTCTGGGAATACTGTGGCTACAGCCGGGAAGATTACAGGATGCTTGCATACATGCTCCCTTTTACGATACCTTTCCTGATAATGATAGTCAACGGCCTTCTGATGGGGATACTACTGGCATTCTTTGTATTCAACGGCTCGCTCACAGGCTTTCATATATTCGGACCCAAAGGGATATTCCTCGGAGCGTTCTACAATCTGACCTACTTCGTCATATCCATATTACCCCACGGTATCATCGAGATACCTGCACTGCTGCTGGCGGCGGCACTTGGCTACAGGTTAGCCCGCATCCAGTCCTCAGATATCGTCCATAAAGGACTATTCCTCGGCAACAGTTACGGGGAACTGAAAGCTGACGTGGTGCTTGTTCTTGATACTGTAAAAAGGTATATGCTCTCAGGGTACCTGTGGAAAATGTCCGCAATAATGATTCTTATGCTGCTGTTTGCAGCGTATGTGGAAACCTATGTGACACTGCGGATCGTTGAAAGAACGATGCTTGGGCTTGACGGTTTTCTGGGAACGATATCAGTTTAA
- a CDS encoding RAD55 family ATPase yields the protein MRIPTGIEGFDDLVQGGLLSERVYVLSGPPGSGKTTFGVQFLAHGASRGEVGLYTTLLECPQNIINDMSNYAMNITSLIKMQKLLFADLGPRMEYGYMDEMSEFVTTDYNVGRTSIESEAPSPSMVFKEIAAYVSEYDVKRLVIDSVSAIRFTTNDFSLQEKEMSRFIRNLKKLGCTTVLLSEMTDPTAYSTEQFAAHGVVFMHNFLYDKTMTRAIQVIKMRGTRHDCNMRAVSFTERGLRVEGYLE from the coding sequence ATGAGAATACCTACAGGAATAGAAGGATTTGATGATCTGGTACAGGGGGGCCTCCTGTCCGAAAGGGTCTATGTGCTGAGCGGCCCGCCCGGAAGCGGGAAAACCACCTTTGGCGTACAGTTCCTTGCTCACGGTGCTTCCAGGGGCGAGGTAGGCTTATACACTACACTTCTGGAGTGCCCGCAGAACATCATCAACGACATGTCCAATTATGCGATGAACATCACTTCTCTCATCAAGATGCAGAAACTTCTTTTTGCAGACCTGGGCCCGAGAATGGAATACGGCTACATGGATGAGATGAGCGAGTTCGTGACAACGGATTATAATGTCGGCAGGACGTCCATTGAAAGCGAGGCTCCTTCCCCGTCCATGGTGTTCAAGGAGATAGCAGCATATGTCTCCGAATACGATGTCAAGCGCCTTGTCATTGATTCAGTGTCCGCCATAAGGTTCACTACCAACGACTTCTCTCTGCAGGAAAAGGAGATGAGCAGGTTCATACGCAACCTGAAGAAGCTTGGCTGCACCACTGTACTGCTGTCTGAAATGACAGACCCCACTGCATATTCCACAGAGCAGTTCGCTGCGCACGGTGTGGTTTTCATGCACAATTTCCTGTATGATAAGACTATGACACGGGCAATCCAGGTAATCAAGATGCGTGGCACGAGACATGACTGTAACATGCGTGCTGTCAGCTTTACCGAAAGAGGCCTGAGGGTCGAAGGTTATCTGGAATGA
- a CDS encoding EF-Tu/IF-2/RF-3 family GTPase: protein MTKIAIIGSEKSGKTTLAGKLGKKGSVTDITMYDYAKNDRVLTTIDATGYPASVKSLLTALNLSDIALLCIPPQGLDPLAAECIIALDLLGYRHGVIVQTKADLSYPLAIEEMREKLKKITKGTALENWQYHTVSTTSFEGMEELKELIFSMGDKVDAEQRNLDSLPARVVIDQSFNVTGIGCVVLGVVSQGTIHAKDKLVAYPAKKELEIRSIQMHDVDVKTAPAGARVGLALKGVQSKDIDRGFVLSAQEDVVTDLTLECTLSQLAKEVSVGDMLHLYVGLQSSPVKIRSIKQEGQNAEKAKPGKKYIMELAGTKEIAFSKNDRFVLANLDGRQRFVAFGHSQ, encoded by the coding sequence ATGACTAAGATCGCCATCATTGGAAGTGAGAAGAGCGGAAAGACCACTCTTGCCGGGAAGCTGGGCAAAAAGGGCAGCGTTACTGACATCACGATGTACGACTATGCCAAGAACGACCGGGTGCTCACTACCATCGATGCGACCGGATACCCGGCTTCCGTGAAATCCCTTCTGACAGCACTCAATCTTTCAGACATAGCATTGCTCTGCATACCTCCGCAGGGGCTTGACCCTCTTGCAGCCGAATGCATCATTGCACTTGACCTGCTGGGATACAGGCATGGCGTCATTGTCCAGACGAAAGCCGACCTCTCCTATCCGCTGGCAATTGAGGAAATGAGAGAAAAGCTCAAAAAGATCACAAAGGGAACTGCACTTGAGAACTGGCAGTATCACACGGTCTCCACAACAAGTTTTGAGGGCATGGAAGAACTCAAGGAGCTCATCTTTTCCATGGGAGACAAGGTTGACGCCGAGCAGAGGAACTTGGACAGCCTGCCTGCAAGAGTAGTTATTGACCAGTCCTTCAATGTGACCGGTATAGGCTGCGTCGTCCTCGGGGTAGTATCACAGGGCACCATCCATGCCAAGGATAAGCTGGTGGCATATCCGGCCAAGAAAGAACTGGAGATCCGCTCTATCCAGATGCATGACGTGGATGTCAAGACCGCTCCTGCAGGTGCAAGGGTCGGCCTTGCGCTCAAGGGAGTGCAGTCAAAGGACATTGACAGGGGATTTGTCCTGTCCGCGCAGGAAGATGTCGTTACCGATCTGACCCTGGAATGCACACTATCACAGCTGGCAAAGGAGGTCTCAGTAGGGGACATGCTGCATCTCTATGTCGGCCTGCAGTCCTCGCCTGTAAAGATCAGGAGCATAAAGCAGGAAGGACAGAACGCAGAAAAGGCAAAGCCCGGGAAAAAATACATAATGGAGCTTGCGGGCACGAAGGAAATAGCCTTCAGTAAAAATGACAGGTTCGTCCTGGCAAACCTTGACGGCAGGCAGAGGTTTGTCGCCTTCGGGCACAGCCAGTGA
- a CDS encoding RNA ligase: MNRSTGKQQEKATEAFEMSPSRFSELLEKKAILQDWGGHDDFFRFTTNVGRIDEGSVLIREEDGFEVIQGFPKIKRAIMLAPALESHFEGISSVIVEEKMNGYNVRVIEHKDKLVAFTRSGHVCPYSSDRANRLLERDFFNDHPEYVVYGEMAGPDNPYVPKDIYGVDSLEFFVFDIRYKDGGTMPVHNRRKLAEECGFTQVELLGEFALSGAADRIREIIAELGKTEHEGVVIKDPAMVLQPLKYTSSQSNCADLRHGFRFYNESGKDYLFARVVREGFQSVEWGESEEDIRERCLRLGESILRPMRESILHVQGGERLWEDVRIRVTDESTIDMFRMYLERLGLDVIFGTPERVGDEYMVNIRKMNKSTTDKTLGIIEGQLWS; the protein is encoded by the coding sequence ATGAACCGGAGTACCGGAAAGCAACAGGAGAAGGCGACAGAAGCTTTTGAGATGTCGCCTTCCAGATTTTCAGAGCTGCTTGAGAAGAAAGCCATACTGCAGGACTGGGGAGGTCATGATGACTTTTTCCGGTTCACCACCAATGTGGGAAGGATAGACGAAGGCAGCGTGCTGATAAGGGAAGAGGACGGCTTTGAGGTCATCCAAGGATTCCCTAAGATCAAAAGAGCCATCATGCTGGCTCCTGCGCTTGAGAGTCACTTTGAAGGCATCAGCTCTGTTATCGTTGAAGAGAAGATGAATGGCTACAACGTCCGGGTGATCGAGCATAAGGACAAGCTGGTCGCCTTCACACGCAGCGGACACGTATGCCCCTACTCCAGCGACCGTGCCAATCGGCTTCTTGAGCGGGATTTTTTCAATGACCATCCCGAGTATGTGGTCTACGGCGAAATGGCAGGCCCTGATAACCCGTATGTGCCAAAGGACATCTACGGAGTGGATTCGCTTGAATTCTTTGTCTTTGATATCCGATACAAAGATGGGGGCACGATGCCAGTCCACAATAGAAGGAAGCTGGCGGAGGAGTGCGGTTTCACCCAGGTGGAACTGCTCGGGGAGTTCGCATTGTCCGGGGCTGCTGACAGGATAAGGGAAATTATCGCGGAACTGGGAAAAACAGAGCATGAGGGCGTTGTCATTAAAGACCCGGCAATGGTATTGCAGCCATTGAAATACACATCCTCACAAAGCAATTGTGCCGACCTGCGCCACGGATTCAGATTCTACAACGAATCCGGGAAGGATTACCTTTTTGCCCGGGTCGTGAGGGAAGGGTTCCAGTCAGTGGAATGGGGCGAAAGCGAGGAGGATATCAGGGAGAGATGTCTCAGGCTCGGTGAAAGCATACTCAGGCCCATGAGAGAATCGATTCTCCACGTGCAGGGAGGTGAGCGCCTGTGGGAGGATGTGCGCATACGGGTCACGGATGAAAGTACGATAGATATGTTCAGGATGTATCTTGAGAGACTCGGCCTTGATGTCATCTTCGGAACTCCTGAGCGCGTGGGGGATGAGTATATGGTCAATATAAGGAAAATGAACAAGAGCACAACAGACAAGACCCTGGGGATAATCGAGGGCCAGCTATGGTCGTGA
- a CDS encoding CBS domain-containing protein: MEVKDIMTEPVNIDKSATISHALDIMEKKGVRRLLVTHDEKIVGVLTMRNLTRELGTRKKGSMPASALHVATAVSDNYVKVLPDTKVTDAVTLMARNGGVIVVVENEKVLGWVTPTELLMKNDLKGYVAEVMQKNPIVASPADRVIHVRRLMLDNNIGRVPVVEDDKLVGIITEKDIAKAMRSFRDIVDGNKQDARIKNLIVEDIMKMGVKTVYTNTPIKDVAKLMLDENIGGVPVINLEEQMVGLVTRRNIVSVLAQ, encoded by the coding sequence ATGGAAGTCAAGGACATTATGACGGAACCTGTAAACATTGACAAGTCAGCTACGATCTCCCACGCACTTGACATAATGGAAAAGAAGGGAGTGAGGCGCCTGCTTGTTACTCACGATGAGAAGATCGTGGGTGTGCTCACAATGAGAAATCTCACAAGGGAGCTCGGTACCCGCAAGAAGGGGAGCATGCCTGCATCCGCCCTGCATGTTGCTACAGCGGTTTCTGATAATTATGTGAAAGTACTGCCGGACACCAAGGTAACGGATGCGGTCACCCTCATGGCCCGCAACGGAGGAGTCATAGTAGTGGTCGAGAACGAGAAGGTCCTCGGATGGGTGACACCCACGGAGCTTCTTATGAAGAATGACCTGAAAGGATACGTGGCTGAGGTCATGCAGAAGAACCCCATCGTGGCAAGCCCTGCCGACCGCGTGATCCACGTAAGGCGCCTCATGCTCGATAATAACATCGGCAGGGTGCCCGTAGTTGAAGATGACAAGCTCGTAGGCATAATCACCGAAAAGGACATTGCCAAAGCTATGCGCTCATTCCGCGATATTGTGGACGGCAACAAGCAGGACGCACGTATCAAGAATCTCATTGTGGAAGATATAATGAAGATGGGCGTCAAGACGGTCTACACCAATACACCGATAAAGGACGTTGCAAAACTCATGCTCGATGAGAACATTGGCGGGGTGCCTGTGATCAATCTGGAAGAACAGATGGTAGGGCTTGTTACAAGGAGAAACATTGTCAGTGTGCTTGCACAATAA